The Leifsonia poae region ACCTCACGAGCGCTCGAGAACTTCCCGATCGCGAAGCGTCCGATCTCCGTCTACCCCGACCTCGTCGTCGCCCTGGCCAGCGTCAAGCAGGCCGCGACGCGAGCCAACCTCGAGATCGGTGCCCTCGAACCGCACAAGGCCGAGATCATCGACCGCGCCTGCCAGCTCATCATCGACGGCCGGTTCCACGACCAGTTCGTCGTCGGCGTCATGCAGGGCGGCGCGGGAACATCGACGAACATGAACGCCAACGAGGTCATCGCCAATGTGGCGCTCGAGCTCGACGGCCATGGCAAGGGCGAGTACCAGCACCTCAGCCCGATCGATGACGTCAACCGCAGCCAGAGCACCAACGACACATACCCGACGGCCATCAAGATCGCCCTCACGTTCGCGCTCGCCCACCTCCTCGACGAGCTGGCGCTGCTGCGCGACTCCTTCGCCCGCAAGGGGGAGGAGTTCCGCCACGTCCTGAAGGTGGGCCGCACCCAGCTGCAGGATGCGGTGCCCATGACCCTCGGTCAGGAGTTCCACGGGTTCGCCACCACACTGACGGAAGACCACGCCCGACTCACCGAGACCAAGTGGCTGCTCGCCGAGATCAACCTCGGCGCCACCGCGATCGGGACGGGTATCACTGCGGACCCTGGCTACGCCGCCTCCGCCGTCAAACATCTCAACACCATCACCGGGCTCAATCTCGAGACCGCGCCCGACCTCATCGAGTCGACCAGCGATGCCGGTGCATTCATGTCGTTCTCCGGATCGCTGAAACGCAGCGCGATCAAACTCTCGAAGATCTGCAACGACCTGCGCCTGCTTTCCAGCGGCCCGCAGGCCGGTTTCGGCGAGATCAACCTGCCGCCGCGTCAGGCCGGCTCGAGCATCATGCCGGGCAAGGTCAACCCGGTCATCCCGGAGGTCGTCAACCAAGTCGCCTTCGCGGTGGCCGGCTCCGACGTCACCGTGACCA contains the following coding sequences:
- a CDS encoding aspartate ammonia-lyase codes for the protein MDEPKTSPIPIVDASENVSDVPTPVTAGGPVRTESDSLGARDIPAAAYWGVHTSRALENFPIAKRPISVYPDLVVALASVKQAATRANLEIGALEPHKAEIIDRACQLIIDGRFHDQFVVGVMQGGAGTSTNMNANEVIANVALELDGHGKGEYQHLSPIDDVNRSQSTNDTYPTAIKIALTFALAHLLDELALLRDSFARKGEEFRHVLKVGRTQLQDAVPMTLGQEFHGFATTLTEDHARLTETKWLLAEINLGATAIGTGITADPGYAASAVKHLNTITGLNLETAPDLIESTSDAGAFMSFSGSLKRSAIKLSKICNDLRLLSSGPQAGFGEINLPPRQAGSSIMPGKVNPVIPEVVNQVAFAVAGSDVTVTMAAEGGQLQLNAFEPVIAHSLLQSVTWMTQAFHTLRVNCVDGITANEERLGAMVGSSVGVITALMPHIGYAAAAALAKTALLTGGNVADMVVDAKLMSREDVTKLLSPARLSGLEAITTAVPIVNASDLTD